CGGTGGGCGTGGGCGTGATGGCCAGCGGCGTGGAGTACTTCGACGAACCGGCGCTGGTGCTGATGCTGCTGGACCTGCCGACCACGCAGTTCAGCGTGTTCAACGGCCGCCGGCCACTCGACGAGGCCCTGGCCGACACGGCCCTGGTGCATGCCGATCCGGCCACGCCCGAGCTCGAGGAGCTGATCGTCGAACTGGCCGAGCGCACCGGCTCGGGCTACCTGTTCGGCGGCCTGGCCGCCTCGCGCGGGCGCAACCTGCACATCGCCGACGGCGTGTTCGAGGGCGGGCTCTCGGGCGTGGCCTTCGCGGCCGGCGTGCCGCTGCTGTCACGCGTCACCCAGGGCTGCCAGCCGGCCGGGCCGACGCGCCGCGTCACCACGGCCGAGCAGAACCTGGTGCTCACCCTCGACGGCCAGCCGGCGCTGCCGCAGCTGCTGGCCGATCTGCAGCTCAGCCTGGCCCAGCCGCAGCAGGCCGTGGCCGGCCTGCGCGGCACGCTGGTGGCGCTGAGCGATGCCGACGACACCATGCTGGCGCGCGGCGGCCAGTTTGGTGCCGACACGCGGGTGCGCCACCTGGTCGGCATCGACCCCGTGCGCCAGGGCGTGGCGGTGGCCGAGGTGCTGGCGCCCGGCCAGCAGCTGGCCTTCTGCCGCCGCGACGTGGCCGCCGCGCGGCGCGACCTGGTGCGCATCTGCGCCGAGATCCGCGACGAGCTCGAGGCCGACGCGCCGGTGCCGGTGCTGCCTGGCGCCGCCCCGCCGCCGGCCGGCGAGGCACCCGGGCGGCGCATTGCCGCGGCCATCTATGTCTCGTGCTCGGGCCGCGGCGGGCCGCATTTCGGCGGGCCCTCGGCCGAGGCGCTGATCGTGCAGCGTGCGCTGGGCGATGTGCCGCTGATCGGCTTCTTCGCCGGCGGCGAGGTCGCCCGCCACCATCTGTACGGCTACACCGGCGTGCTGACGGTGTTGCTGTGAGCCCCCGGCGCCGCGGGTACGCAACGCCCGCCGCCAGGCGGGTGCGGGCCGGCCTGGGCGCGACCCGGCGCTCGGCCCGCGGCCCGCAACCGTGAAGCCGCATGCCCGCGCCACGCATTCCGCCCATCGCCAATCTGCAGGCCTTCGAGGCCGTGGCGCGGCTGCGCAGCGTCAGCGGCGCGGCCGATGAGCTGGCCGTCACGCCCAGCGCCGTCAGCCACCGCATCCGCCAGCTCGAATCGCAGCTCGGCCGGCGTCTGTTCAGCCGCGCCGACTTCACGCTCAGCGCCGACGGTGCGGCCTACCTCACCCAGGTGCGCCTGGGCCTGCAGGCGCTGGCCCAGCTGCCCGGCCTGGACGCACCGGCCCAGCCGGTGGCGCGGCTGCGGCTGGCGGTCACGCCCACCTTTTCGCGCCAGATCCTGCTGCCGCGGCTGGCGGCCTTTCGCCATGCCTACCCGGAGGTGGAGCTGGTGATGCAGGTGGCCATTCCGCTGGCCGACCTGAAGGCCGAGGAGGCCGATCTGGAGATCCG
The genomic region above belongs to Aquabacterium sp. OR-4 and contains:
- a CDS encoding FIST signal transduction protein, producing the protein MQAAITAHATHPDARMALALAAAQADAQRAARRPAFHPTLGLLYLSDRYVPQAEALLDDARQRWPGVQWAGAVGVGVMASGVEYFDEPALVLMLLDLPTTQFSVFNGRRPLDEALADTALVHADPATPELEELIVELAERTGSGYLFGGLAASRGRNLHIADGVFEGGLSGVAFAAGVPLLSRVTQGCQPAGPTRRVTTAEQNLVLTLDGQPALPQLLADLQLSLAQPQQAVAGLRGTLVALSDADDTMLARGGQFGADTRVRHLVGIDPVRQGVAVAEVLAPGQQLAFCRRDVAAARRDLVRICAEIRDELEADAPVPVLPGAAPPPAGEAPGRRIAAAIYVSCSGRGGPHFGGPSAEALIVQRALGDVPLIGFFAGGEVARHHLYGYTGVLTVLL